In Salana multivorans, a single genomic region encodes these proteins:
- a CDS encoding TetR/AcrR family transcriptional regulator — protein MDRRALVTAVEVYGELGWSGFTFGKVAERARVGKSSLYRRWPTKGDLLLAALNEVDAFYAEAHSDVAELPFLERVHRIVRHRLRSYFAPAGIAVIRLNLEHLTDPAEMGQIWVQSVGRAVRRTRALLNEGIVRGDLIAATSVVQLGDALEGGMTMHALATPTSLRPLAVERLDEYATEFVERTLGPWLTPRATGGRVWSPEAGALVEPPTSG, from the coding sequence GTGGACCGTCGGGCTCTGGTGACGGCGGTCGAGGTCTACGGTGAGCTCGGCTGGTCGGGCTTCACCTTCGGCAAGGTGGCGGAACGCGCCCGGGTCGGGAAGTCCTCGCTCTACCGCCGCTGGCCGACGAAGGGCGATCTGCTGCTGGCGGCGCTCAACGAGGTCGATGCCTTCTACGCCGAGGCGCACAGTGACGTCGCCGAGCTGCCGTTCCTCGAGCGCGTGCACCGGATCGTGCGGCACCGTCTGCGCTCCTACTTCGCACCCGCCGGCATCGCGGTCATCCGGCTCAACCTCGAGCACCTGACCGATCCGGCCGAGATGGGTCAGATCTGGGTCCAGTCCGTCGGGCGTGCCGTCCGGCGCACCCGGGCCCTGCTGAACGAGGGGATCGTGCGGGGCGACCTCATCGCGGCGACCTCGGTCGTCCAGCTCGGTGACGCGCTCGAGGGGGGCATGACGATGCACGCGCTCGCGACCCCGACCTCCCTGCGCCCGCTCGCCGTCGAGCGTCTGGACGAGTACGCGACCGAGTTCGTCGAGCGCACGCTCGGCCCGTGGCTCACGCCGCGCGCCACCGGTGGGCGGGTGTGGAGCCCCGAGGCGGGCGCGCTGGTCGAGCCGCCGACCTCTGGCTGA
- the pepN gene encoding aminopeptidase N, protein MPGQNLTRVEAQQRAATVTTHSYEIALDLTGGAETFRSTSRVRFSATPGASTFIDLVAPHVESVRLNGRDLDPAQVFADSRIALADLEADNELVVVADCAYMNTGEGLHRFVDPVDGEVYLYSQFEVPDSRRVFAVFEQPDLKAVFTFDVTAPKHWTVVSNALVADVEPHGEDASRWHFQDTEVISSYITAIVAGPYRGGEGTIRSIDGRELPARVLCRASLAEHLDVENILEITQQGFTFYENAFDRPYPFTKYDQLFVPEFNAGAMENAGAVTFLERYVFRSKVTGAMIERRAITILHELAHMWFGDLVTMRWWNDLWLNESFAEYASTLAAAEATRFTNAWTTFNSLEKSWAYRQDQLPSTHPIVAPINDLEDVQVNFDGITYAKGASVLRQLVAWVGTSEFLAGVAAYLRKHGGGNTELNDLLVELEATSGRELSSWSKLWLETAGVNTLTPVIETDEAGVITSFAVRQTAPEQWPTLRPHRLGIGFYDVTESESDDGADSARLRRTRYEEVDVDGELTPIPALVGATRPDLVLLNDDDLAYAKIRLDEASLDTALAHLRDFADSLPRALVWSAAWDMTRDGEWPAGSFVELVLGNIGAETDSTVVMMLLRQLVTSLDAYVDPAVSEAATVEAADRLWELLGTVEPGGDLQFQLAKAYAQLARTPEQLARLAGLRSGELTVPGLDVDVDLAWELLAGLASAGAVGVADLDAALAADNTATGAQALAQAKAALPVPAGKEETWTAVVERDELPNAVQAATIAGFTRSHDPSLLVPFAQRYFDVLERVWEGKTNEMAQNIVVGLYPSELADIDGSSGVDVLALTDAFLDGLGDRTPALRRLVVEAADGVRRQLRVQQADRDAR, encoded by the coding sequence GTGCCAGGGCAGAACCTCACCCGCGTCGAGGCGCAGCAGCGCGCCGCCACCGTCACCACCCACAGCTACGAGATCGCGCTCGACCTCACCGGGGGCGCCGAGACCTTCCGCTCCACCTCGCGCGTGCGCTTCTCGGCGACGCCGGGCGCCTCCACCTTCATCGACCTCGTCGCGCCGCACGTCGAGTCGGTGCGGCTCAACGGCCGCGACCTCGACCCCGCGCAGGTGTTCGCCGACTCCCGGATCGCCCTGGCGGACCTCGAGGCGGACAACGAGCTCGTCGTCGTCGCCGACTGCGCCTACATGAACACGGGCGAGGGCCTGCACCGGTTCGTCGACCCCGTCGACGGCGAGGTGTACCTGTACTCCCAGTTCGAGGTGCCGGACTCCCGGCGCGTGTTCGCGGTGTTCGAGCAGCCCGACCTCAAGGCGGTGTTCACCTTCGACGTCACCGCGCCCAAGCACTGGACGGTCGTCTCCAACGCCCTGGTGGCCGACGTCGAGCCGCACGGCGAGGACGCGAGCCGGTGGCACTTCCAGGACACCGAGGTCATCTCGAGCTACATCACGGCGATCGTCGCCGGCCCCTACCGGGGCGGGGAGGGGACGATCCGCAGCATCGACGGTCGCGAGCTGCCCGCGCGCGTCCTGTGCCGGGCGAGCCTGGCCGAGCACCTCGACGTGGAGAACATCCTCGAGATCACCCAGCAGGGCTTCACCTTCTACGAGAACGCGTTCGACCGGCCGTACCCGTTCACCAAGTACGACCAGCTCTTCGTCCCGGAGTTCAACGCCGGGGCGATGGAGAACGCCGGCGCCGTGACCTTCCTCGAGCGGTACGTGTTCCGGTCCAAGGTCACGGGCGCCATGATCGAGCGCCGGGCGATCACGATCCTGCACGAGCTGGCCCACATGTGGTTCGGCGACCTCGTGACGATGCGCTGGTGGAACGACCTGTGGCTCAACGAGTCGTTCGCCGAGTACGCCTCGACGCTCGCCGCGGCCGAGGCCACCCGGTTCACGAACGCGTGGACGACGTTCAACTCGCTCGAGAAGTCCTGGGCCTACCGGCAGGACCAGCTCCCCTCCACCCACCCGATCGTCGCCCCGATCAACGACCTGGAGGACGTCCAGGTCAACTTCGACGGCATCACGTACGCCAAGGGTGCCTCGGTGCTGCGCCAGCTCGTCGCGTGGGTCGGCACGAGCGAGTTCCTCGCCGGCGTCGCCGCCTACCTGCGCAAGCACGGGGGCGGGAACACCGAGCTGAACGACCTGCTCGTCGAGCTCGAGGCCACCTCGGGGCGGGAGCTGTCCTCCTGGTCGAAGCTGTGGCTGGAGACCGCCGGCGTCAACACCCTGACGCCCGTGATCGAGACGGACGAGGCGGGTGTCATCACGTCCTTCGCGGTGCGTCAGACGGCGCCGGAGCAGTGGCCGACGCTGCGACCGCACCGGCTCGGGATCGGCTTCTACGACGTCACCGAGTCCGAGTCCGACGACGGCGCCGACTCGGCCCGGCTGCGGCGCACCCGGTACGAGGAGGTCGACGTCGACGGTGAGCTGACGCCCATCCCGGCCCTGGTCGGCGCGACGCGCCCCGACCTCGTCCTGCTCAACGACGACGACCTCGCGTACGCCAAGATCCGGCTCGACGAGGCCTCCCTCGACACGGCGCTGGCGCACCTGCGCGACTTCGCCGACTCCCTCCCCCGCGCGCTCGTGTGGTCCGCGGCGTGGGACATGACCCGCGACGGCGAGTGGCCGGCCGGCTCGTTCGTCGAGCTCGTCCTCGGCAACATCGGCGCCGAGACCGACTCGACGGTCGTCATGATGCTGCTGCGTCAGCTCGTGACGTCGCTCGACGCCTACGTCGACCCCGCCGTCAGCGAGGCCGCGACCGTCGAGGCGGCCGACCGGCTGTGGGAGCTGCTCGGCACGGTCGAGCCGGGCGGCGACCTGCAGTTCCAGCTCGCCAAGGCCTACGCACAGCTCGCCCGCACCCCGGAGCAGCTCGCGCGGCTCGCCGGGCTGCGCTCCGGTGAGCTGACCGTGCCCGGCCTGGACGTCGACGTCGACCTCGCGTGGGAGCTGCTCGCCGGCCTCGCGTCGGCCGGCGCGGTCGGGGTCGCGGACCTCGACGCGGCCCTGGCGGCGGACAACACCGCGACGGGTGCTCAGGCGCTCGCCCAGGCGAAGGCCGCGCTGCCGGTCCCGGCGGGCAAGGAGGAGACGTGGACGGCGGTCGTCGAGCGGGACGAGCTGCCCAACGCCGTCCAGGCCGCGACGATCGCCGGCTTCACGCGCAGCCACGACCCCTCGCTGCTCGTGCCGTTCGCCCAGCGCTACTTCGACGTGCTCGAGCGGGTCTGGGAGGGCAAGACGAACGAGATGGCGCAGAACATCGTCGTCGGGCTGTACCCGAGCGAGCTCGCGGACATCGACGGCTCCTCCGGCGTCGACGTCCTCGCGCTCACCGACGCGTTCCTCGACGGGCTCGGCGACCGGACGCCGGCGCTGCGCCGGCTCGTGGTCGAGGCCGCCGACGGCGTGCGCCGCCAGCTCCGGGTCCAGCAGGCCGACCGCGACGCGCGCTGA
- a CDS encoding class I adenylate-forming enzyme family protein: MPLVPTPLLDQLRTDDADAPAVVCAGHTWTRADIADEATRLASALVELGVGPGDRVAVVRRNSVLHFTALLAANRIGAVLVPVNFRLPAREVARILEDSRPRVTLCGPRHADEIDDVQEWFTPTTWVVDDIDPVATAVSPDLPDRWLRLGRLMADATSAPPSRTVGSDDLVMLQYTSGSTGRPRGVRIAVGNLAASWRGFEAALGIGPEDVVLAGAPFGHVGGLNTLALQTLLMGGVNIVQRQFDAHEAITLIELYGVTTMFGVPSMYEALAAQPDFPRRDMTSLRAAVVGGAPINAALLDELRGGGVPVVPSWGMTETCGGVTFLLPEEVATHPGSVGRVAAGSEVCRVPGPTGPLTCGGDADHPGELLVRGPVVTQGYWGCETSPVDDEGWLHTGDLGWIDAEGYVQLAGRLKELIISGGENIWPAEIENELRGHPDVADVLVVGVPDETWGETPALLLVTSAGRAPLSLAEIRSHLDGRLARYKLPRHVVPVPAIPLGRTGKPDRHAARDLVLDALARS; encoded by the coding sequence GTGCCCCTGGTCCCCACGCCGCTGCTCGACCAGCTCCGCACGGACGACGCGGACGCGCCCGCCGTCGTCTGTGCCGGACACACCTGGACGCGCGCCGACATCGCCGACGAGGCGACCCGGCTCGCGAGCGCACTGGTCGAGCTCGGCGTCGGGCCGGGTGACCGGGTCGCGGTGGTGCGGCGCAACTCCGTCCTGCACTTCACCGCGCTCCTGGCGGCGAACCGCATCGGCGCCGTGCTCGTCCCGGTGAACTTCCGTCTGCCGGCTCGCGAGGTGGCCCGGATCCTCGAGGACTCGCGTCCTCGCGTCACGCTGTGCGGGCCGCGACACGCGGACGAGATCGACGACGTGCAGGAGTGGTTCACGCCCACGACCTGGGTCGTCGACGACATCGACCCCGTCGCCACCGCCGTCTCGCCGGACCTGCCGGACCGATGGCTGCGCCTGGGTCGGCTGATGGCCGACGCGACGAGCGCGCCGCCCTCGCGGACGGTGGGGAGCGACGACCTCGTGATGCTCCAGTACACCTCCGGTTCGACGGGGCGACCCCGCGGGGTCCGGATCGCCGTGGGAAACCTCGCCGCCTCGTGGCGCGGGTTCGAGGCGGCGCTGGGGATCGGGCCCGAGGACGTCGTCCTGGCCGGGGCGCCGTTCGGGCACGTCGGCGGGCTCAACACGCTGGCACTGCAGACCCTCCTGATGGGCGGGGTCAACATCGTCCAGCGCCAGTTCGACGCCCACGAGGCCATCACCCTCATCGAGCTGTACGGGGTCACCACGATGTTCGGGGTCCCCTCGATGTACGAGGCCCTCGCGGCACAGCCGGACTTCCCGCGCCGGGACATGACGAGCCTTCGCGCTGCCGTCGTCGGAGGGGCGCCCATCAACGCCGCCCTGCTCGACGAGCTGCGCGGCGGCGGCGTGCCCGTCGTGCCGTCGTGGGGAATGACCGAGACCTGCGGCGGCGTGACCTTCCTCCTCCCCGAGGAGGTGGCGACGCACCCCGGCTCGGTCGGGCGCGTCGCGGCGGGAAGCGAGGTCTGTCGCGTGCCGGGACCCACGGGTCCGCTGACGTGCGGCGGCGACGCCGACCACCCGGGCGAGCTGCTGGTGCGCGGGCCGGTCGTGACCCAGGGGTACTGGGGGTGCGAGACCTCACCCGTCGACGACGAGGGCTGGTTGCACACCGGCGACCTCGGCTGGATCGACGCGGAGGGGTACGTCCAGCTCGCCGGGCGCCTCAAGGAGCTCATCATCTCGGGTGGGGAGAACATCTGGCCGGCGGAGATCGAGAACGAGCTCCGCGGTCACCCGGACGTCGCCGACGTCCTCGTCGTCGGCGTGCCGGACGAGACCTGGGGCGAGACGCCCGCGCTCCTCCTCGTCACGTCGGCCGGCCGGGCACCGTTGAGCCTCGCGGAGATCAGGAGCCACCTCGACGGGAGGCTCGCGCGCTACAAGCTGCCGCGGCACGTCGTCCCGGTCCCGGCGATCCCCCTGGGGAGGACCGGCAAACCCGACCGCCACGCCGCGCGGGACCTGGTCCTCGACGCCCTCGCCCGCTCCTAG